In one window of Nitrospirota bacterium DNA:
- the rnr gene encoding ribonuclease R, which translates to MVRKIRRKNKETSREVDGKLQTHSDGYGFVLSENAGQSDIFISRHKMLDAMHGDRVSVRIEGKNRRGKPEGKIIRVLARAHAHVVGKYTEKSGKGWVVPNDRKMVHDLFIPHLDNLKPRTGEMVVAEVTSYPTFEKGPEGKIIKILGEAYVPLLDTSMVMEEFHLPSHFSQEVLSDTGHIPTETTPDMMDGRRDLRQEVILTIDGEHAKDFDDAVSINRLADGGYKLGVHIADVSTYVSVGSPLDKEAYERGTSVYFPDKVVPMFPETLSNGICSLNPQVDRLTFSVEMTFDREGHRTSYQIFESVIHSQARMTYTEVWEIINSSGRSSLRKKEILDTLFLLKELALLLKNRRSERGSIDFDLPEPQILIDISGEISSILKEERNLAHRIIEECMLAANETVAKHMADLGLPFIYRIHEKPSAEKINDFQFFILNLGFSLKGFPKKVTPESFQEILDQAKGKVEERLINHLMLRSMKQAVYSTENPGHFGLAAEFYTHFTSPIRRYPDLMVHRLIKEAQKREFTPRRISYYKKRLPEVAAHCSACERVSVNAEREVVSLKKVRFMDNKIDQEFEGHITGVTSFGLFVELNHIFVEGLVHISSLTDHYIYDAKKHSLIGARFRNVYRLGDIIRIKVEGVSLEKREIRFLLLDEIPEKGKSDKVRPENRKRTKESKR; encoded by the coding sequence ATGGTGAGAAAGATAAGAAGGAAAAATAAAGAGACCAGCCGAGAAGTTGATGGGAAATTGCAGACCCATTCCGATGGATACGGTTTCGTCCTTTCCGAAAATGCCGGTCAGTCCGATATTTTTATCTCCCGTCACAAGATGCTTGATGCCATGCATGGCGACCGTGTATCGGTCCGAATTGAAGGAAAAAACAGGAGAGGAAAGCCTGAAGGCAAAATAATCCGGGTTTTGGCGAGAGCCCATGCCCATGTCGTGGGAAAATATACGGAGAAATCCGGAAAGGGATGGGTTGTTCCAAACGACCGGAAGATGGTCCATGACCTTTTCATTCCCCACTTGGACAACCTGAAACCCCGTACAGGAGAGATGGTCGTCGCAGAAGTCACGTCCTATCCGACATTTGAAAAAGGTCCGGAAGGGAAGATTATAAAAATTCTGGGCGAGGCATATGTACCACTGCTGGATACTTCGATGGTCATGGAGGAGTTTCATCTTCCGTCTCATTTTTCGCAGGAAGTTCTATCTGATACGGGTCACATTCCCACAGAGACCACGCCCGACATGATGGATGGGAGACGCGATCTTCGTCAGGAGGTCATTTTGACGATAGATGGCGAACATGCAAAAGATTTTGATGATGCCGTTTCCATAAATCGCCTTGCCGATGGCGGTTATAAGCTTGGCGTCCATATCGCCGATGTGAGCACTTATGTTTCGGTTGGTAGTCCGCTTGACAAAGAGGCCTATGAACGGGGAACGTCGGTCTATTTCCCCGACAAAGTGGTGCCCATGTTCCCGGAGACGCTTTCAAACGGGATCTGCAGTCTGAATCCTCAAGTCGACCGATTAACCTTCTCGGTTGAAATGACATTCGATCGAGAGGGACATCGAACAAGCTATCAGATTTTTGAAAGTGTCATTCATAGTCAGGCTCGCATGACCTATACCGAGGTTTGGGAAATCATTAACAGTTCGGGCCGCTCATCATTGAGGAAAAAAGAAATACTTGATACGCTGTTCTTGTTGAAAGAGCTTGCACTGCTATTAAAAAACAGAAGATCAGAGAGAGGAAGTATTGATTTTGATCTTCCGGAACCTCAGATCCTGATCGATATTTCGGGGGAAATTAGTTCAATTCTGAAAGAGGAACGGAATCTGGCCCATCGGATCATTGAAGAATGCATGCTTGCCGCAAACGAAACAGTTGCCAAACATATGGCCGATCTCGGCCTTCCATTTATTTACAGAATCCATGAAAAGCCTTCGGCTGAAAAAATCAATGATTTCCAGTTCTTCATACTGAACCTGGGATTTTCGTTAAAGGGATTTCCCAAAAAAGTGACTCCTGAATCCTTTCAAGAAATTTTAGATCAGGCGAAAGGAAAAGTGGAAGAGAGACTGATCAATCATCTGATGCTCCGATCGATGAAACAGGCCGTCTATTCGACTGAGAATCCGGGACATTTCGGTCTTGCGGCAGAATTCTATACGCACTTTACGTCTCCCATCCGTCGTTATCCCGACTTGATGGTCCATCGTTTGATCAAGGAGGCCCAAAAAAGGGAATTTACGCCCAGGCGGATCTCATATTACAAGAAACGATTGCCTGAGGTTGCAGCGCACTGCTCGGCATGCGAGCGGGTTTCCGTGAATGCGGAGCGTGAAGTGGTTTCATTAAAGAAAGTCAGGTTTATGGACAATAAAATTGACCAGGAATTTGAAGGACACATTACCGGTGTCACATCCTTCGGACTCTTTGTCGAATTGAATCATATTTTTGTGGAAGGACTTGTTCACATCTCGTCTCTCACGGACCACTATATTTACGACGCCAAGAAACACTCCTTAATCGGCGCACGATTTCGGAATGTCTATCGTCTGGGAGATATTATCAGAATAAAAGTCGAAGGGGTCAGTTTGGAAAAAAGAGAGATTCGCTTCCTCCTGCTGGATGAAATTCCTGAAAAAGGAAAATCTGATAAAGTGAGGCCTGAAAACCGAAAAAGGACCAAAGAATCAAAAAGATAG